The Methanosarcina barkeri str. Wiesmoor DNA segment GTTTCGTTCTCAGGATCTATTTTGGCAAGTCCCTCATAAATATCTTCGACCATTATTTTTGCATTTGAAGGAGATGTCCATATGTGGGGATCCAATTCAGTTTCTTCGTTATCAGCTTCAGATTCTCCTGCGTGTTCCTCTGTTCCCTCTTCGTGATGATCGTGAGCAGCAAGTCCCCTGAGTTTGATTCCATTAGAAGAGTTTACAATAAGAGTTCCACTGTTAATAGATTCAAACCTATTAATCCAGACGTCCTCAAATGGCATATCGATGCCGACTGTAACATACATACTAGCTTTGCTCACATTTTCTATTTCTTTAGGAGACGGCTCATATGTATGAGGGTCTGCTCCCGGAGGAATTATAACAACAGTTTTTACTTTGTCCCCCCCCACTTTCTCTACAAACTCAGCCTGAGGAAGCACACTTACAGCTACGGTTATAGGCTGATTAGATTCTGCTACTTCAGCTTCCTGTCCTGTACTCTCATTATTTTGGGAGTCACCTGGACCTGTACAGCCGCTGGCAAAAAGGCTCAGACCAACAGTCAAGAGCACCAATAAAGGTAGAATTTTCAGATTCATAATTAGATCTCGCTTTCTTCGTTTCACTTTTACTTGACTTCTGAAGTTGTTTTTGATAAGATAAGACCGCTATCAAGGAGAAAGCTACATATACCCAAATTATGTTAAATAGCATATTTGGAGTGTACCCAAATTTTGAATTATCCACAAGAGATTTTTGGTATAAACCCAAATTTATTTTGAAGCTTACTCACGGTTTTACGCACCATTAATGCTTCAATTAGCATTACACTAGCGTTCTATTAACGTCCCTATAACACTTAAAACGTATTAATTAGCGCTTAATGAGATAAAATACACTATATAGATCATTGTTTAGCATTTTGTCAGGTGTTCAATAGATATTTCTTTCATACAGGCATTTTCATGGCTAATTTCTCCGCATACTCCAAACATTGGATGACCCATTGAGCTGCAGATTTTATTTATAGCATCCCTTGAGACGAAAGCCTCAAAACGCGAAACTTCACTACATGCTTCCTCCGAAGAAAGGCCGTAATGGGTTAGAAGAAGACTGAGGATCCTGTGCCTTCGAATAAGAAATTGTGTATATGCCATACCCAGTTCCGTCAAATTCACACCCCTATAAGGAACATGATTCAGGTAGCCTGCACTTGCAAGCTCATTTAAGGTCTTGGTTGTGGTTGAAGGATCTACCTGCAGGCCCGAAGAGATCTCTGTAGTTTTTACAGTACCTCCTTTTTCAAGAATGAACTTGAGATAATCTACCTTTCTCGGAGAGAGTTCAAGGCCTGTAAATTCAGGATAACTTTGCTCATTCATATAGAGAAATATAAAAAACTGGTATTTATTGTTTGCTGTATACCAAATTATGAAGATATAATTTTACGGTGGCAAAATTGGAAAAGCGGGAAGAATGTCGGAAGAGTAGAGTTTAAAACTCTCAGTAAAAGAAAAAAAATAAGAAAAGAAAAAATAAGAAAAGAAAAAATAAGAAAAGAAAAAAAATAAGAAAAGAAAAAAAATAAGAAAAGAAAAAAAATAAGAAAAGAATATATACATAGTAGAGATCAGCAGGAAACTCACGATACTCATCGAGGCGCTCCCAAGGGTATTTGACTTGAAGACTTCAGAAGGTTTCAGTTCTGCAAGTTCTCCGAAAATCCAGAAGAAAGGATCATTGACATGGGAAATCAGAAAAGTGTCTGAAGCCATTGAAAGGATAACGATTTCCGGAGGAATCCCGAGTTCAGGAATCAGGGACATTAAAAGGGAAGGTGCGATAAGCATGGTCACAACCCTTGATCCCTGAACGGTTTGAAGGGCTGCGGCAACGAGAAAAGGCACATGAATATGAGGAACAACTGCAGGAAAAACCTGCCAAGAGCTTCTCCTGCACCGGTCATGGCAAGAGTTGCTCCGAGAACGCCTCCTCCGCAAAGGTCGAGAAGAACAACCTCGAATCCCATCACAGTTTTTTCGATTAGTTTCTTCAGTACGAGAAATCCGAGCTTTCTTCCAGAAAAGATGGAGAGAAGGACTCCTATAAGAAGCACAATATTCGGGTTTCCCAGAAAGATGAGTACAGGATGAGAGTGTTCAAAGACTGTCTGAAGAAGAATGAGAAATAAAGGAAAAAAGATTGGAGAGTAAGCCTAAAGTCGCCGGAGCCTTTCGGCAGGTTTTATATATCCATGGATCTTTTTCCTGAACCTCTACTGTCTTTGTCTTTACTCCGTCCAAAAGATCTGAAGTTCCAAACTTTTCCAGACTTTTGAAATAAAAGTACCCTGCAATAGAAGTTGGAACTGCGATAAGAATTCCCAGAATAAAAAGCCTGCTCACGTCAGACGATAGCGCTTCTGCTGCCGAGAAAACTACAGGCGAAGGATAGAAAAAGTTAAACGAGACAACAGCCCCGAGTGCAAGTAATGTTGCAGTGGAAATAGAGGGGTTATCAAGCCTGGAAGCCAACTCTTTAGCTATTGGAATAAAGATAACATAGGCAAGAATATAACAAATCAGGGGAACAGAAAAAAGAAAGCCAAGGACATTAAGAGCAAGTAGAGGATTTCTGGAAAAACATATAATATCAGAGGCTATTAAGGACATTCCTCCGGTTCCCTGGAGCAGAATTCCGATAATACTTCCACGCGTAATAATAATAGAAAAACAAGAAAATACGCTGCCAACCCTCAGGGTTATTGCTTCAACCGTAAATAGAAGTTCTCCTGCAAGGATTCCTGTAAAAACGGATACAAGGACAAGACTGAGATTTCGACTTTAGTAGAGCCGGTTTATTCAGTTGAAACGTCCTCATCAGGAGAGGATAGTCCGCTGAGTTCTTCAATTTCTTCTTCTCCTAGTACTCGTGCGAGATTTAGTAGAATAAGAAGCCTACCCCCTACTTTTCCGATGCCTACTAGATATTCCGCATTGATTTTCGATTTGATAATCTCAGGAGGTGGCTGAATTGAAGAAAGTGGCAGGCTCATGACCTCCTTTACGGAATTTACAAGCATTCCAAGGACTGTATCTTTAACCTCCACTATGATAATTCTGGACAGGCTGTCAGTCTCTTTTGATCTGAAATCAAGCCGCTTGTTAAGGTCTATCACTACGAGGATCTTTCCCCGCAGGTTAATGAGTCCTTTTACGCATTCCGGAGCCTGAGGAATTCGGGTGATCCTCGGAACCGGAATAACTTCGGAGACCTGCATAATATCTACTCCGAACTCTTCACCTGAAAGCTCAAAGGTCACTAAACGAAGACTTTCTTCCGAAAATTCTGAACCTTCATCTAATGTTTCTTCAAACATTTGAATTCCTCAAACTAACTCCGAAATTTTAACTTGACTTATTTTCTGAACCTTCTTTTAAGTTACTAAGTTTGAATTTTTCCGTAGCTTTTTTCATTCTTTCCCCAAGCAAAGAAAGATCACTAGCCATATTGGCAAGTTCTGACATTGAAGCACTCTGCTCTTCGAGAGCTGCAGCGGTTTCCTGGGTTCCTGCGGTGGACTGTTCCGAAATTGAGGAAATATCCTCCAGAGTGGAAGTGATTTCTTCAATGGATGCGGACTGCTCTTCTGTAGCAGCTGCAACATCTTCTATCATATTTGTAATTTCATTGATTGTAGTTACAATCCCTGAAACCATTTCAACTGCGTTATTAACAGACAGGGAACCAGCCTGCACATCTTTTTTACTGGCCTCTATACTTTCCACGGTTTCACTGATACTGCCTCTTATTTCATCAATTAGACTAGAAATGTTATTAGCAGCACGGCCGGATTCGTCGGCAAGTTTTCGGACCTCATCGGCTACAACAGAAAAACCCCTGCCGTGCTCACCAGCCCGGGCAGCCTCAATTGCAGCATTCAGCGCAAGCATATTTGTCTGATCGGCAATCCTGGTAATAAGAGTTACAATTTCATTGATTTGTTGAGACTTGGAATCAAGTTCCGTTATCACTTCCTTAGTTTCATCAACAGAGAAGCGAATATGGTTCATTTTCACCAAGAGTTCTCTTGAGGCATTTCCAATACTATTGATAGTGTTATTGACAAGATTAGTGTTCTTAGAAACTTTCTGGGTATTATCCGCAATTTCCTGGATATTGTGTGTCATGTCCTGCATTGCATGAGTTATATCCACTATTTTTGTACTCTGCACTTCGGTCCCATTTGAGATTTCAGTTGCAGTGTCAGAAATTTTCCGTGACGCTGAAGCCACTTCCTCAGAAGAAGCAGACATTTCTTCTGAAAGTGTAGAAAGGTGAACCGAACTTTCCTGAATTCCTTGAATCAGGCCACGGAGGTTTTCAACCATCGATTTAAAAGCTTGTGAGAGCTGAGAGATTTCACTTCTCGAGTTTCCTTCAATCTCAACACTAAGGTCTCCATTAGAAATTTTCTCGGCCGCTTCGAGCAGTTCATATATGGGTTTTCTATAGAGGTTCAGAATCACAAAAACAAGTAAAGCACCGATAAGTATCGAAAGAAGAGTAACGAGAAAGATCTTACTTATAGAATTTACGATTAGGGTGTCGAGCTTCTCTTTCTGGTCGGCACTGGCGGCTTCAGCAGTTTTATTAATCTGTGCAGCTATAGTTGCCATATTTTTCACATCAGCCGCCTTTTTCTCTTTAAGAACTGTCAAGCTATCAAAATCACTTCGGATTTCCGTGACGCTGGCGATTATTGTGTTTCCAAGCTCAAGATTTTCAGGTTTTACCATCTGCTTATTTAAACTCTCGGTAACTTCAGTTATATTCTCCATAATCCGATCGAAGTTTTCCGCATACTGATCTTCGGGAGTAATTATATAATTCTGGTACTGATTTCGAGCTTCCATTGCAAGTATACTGATTTTCTGAGCTTCCTGAGCATTGGATAATTTTTGCTGAAGAACTTCACCTGAAGAGCCGTTTTCTAAATATTGTTGATATTGAAACATCTGATCCTGATAAAGCTCATCTGCTTTCTTCAAGATAAGATCGCCTTTAGAAGTGATATTGGTTCTCAGAGCTATTTCTTCATCGTCTGCTTTAACATAGCTATCAAAACTTTCCCTGAATTCGCCAGAAGTTTTAAGAATAGAATCCATACGGTCCTGGTTTACAGGATCGAGGTAGCCAAGATATATTTCCTTGGATATAGCTGCTTGTGTGGGTACAAGATCAAGATGTGTATAAGTGTCTTCTTTATAAACAGGATCACCATAAATAACATAACTTTCCTGAGCTTCCAGGGCTCCCTGCATATTATTCGTGATGAAAGTCATGTTTTGAATGGCTCGACTTTTCTTTTCAACATCGTTCATACCCTGAT contains these protein-coding regions:
- a CDS encoding chemotaxis protein CheW, whose amino-acid sequence is MFEETLDEGSEFSEESLRLVTFELSGEEFGVDIMQVSEVIPVPRITRIPQAPECVKGLINLRGKILVVIDLNKRLDFRSKETDSLSRIIIVEVKDTVLGMLVNSVKEVMSLPLSSIQPPPEIIKSKINAEYLVGIGKVGGRLLILLNLARVLGEEEIEELSGLSSPDEDVSTE
- a CDS encoding methyl-accepting chemotaxis protein, which encodes MYKNTKIGHLVIGFALLLILIFFVGYTGYQGMNDVEKKSRAIQNMTFITNNMQGALEAQESYVIYGDPVYKEDTYTHLDLVPTQAAISKEIYLGYLDPVNQDRMDSILKTSGEFRESFDSYVKADDEEIALRTNITSKGDLILKKADELYQDQMFQYQQYLENGSSGEVLQQKLSNAQEAQKISILAMEARNQYQNYIITPEDQYAENFDRIMENITEVTESLNKQMVKPENLELGNTIIASVTEIRSDFDSLTVLKEKKAADVKNMATIAAQINKTAEAASADQKEKLDTLIVNSISKIFLVTLLSILIGALLVFVILNLYRKPIYELLEAAEKISNGDLSVEIEGNSRSEISQLSQAFKSMVENLRGLIQGIQESSVHLSTLSEEMSASSEEVASASRKISDTATEISNGTEVQSTKIVDITHAMQDMTHNIQEIADNTQKVSKNTNLVNNTINSIGNASRELLVKMNHIRFSVDETKEVITELDSKSQQINEIVTLITRIADQTNMLALNAAIEAARAGEHGRGFSVVADEVRKLADESGRAANNISSLIDEIRGSISETVESIEASKKDVQAGSLSVNNAVEMVSGIVTTINEITNMIEDVAAATEEQSASIEEITSTLEDISSISEQSTAGTQETAAALEEQSASMSELANMASDLSLLGERMKKATEKFKLSNLKEGSENKSS
- a CDS encoding metal ABC transporter solute-binding protein, Zn/Mn family, with translation MNLKILPLLVLLTVGLSLFASGCTGPGDSQNNESTGQEAEVAESNQPITVAVSVLPQAEFVEKVGGDKVKTVVIIPPGADPHTYEPSPKEIENVSKASMYVTVGIDMPFEDVWINRFESINSGTLIVNSSNGIKLRGLAAHDHHEEGTEEHAGESEADNEETELDPHIWTSPSNAKIMVEDIYEGLAKIDPENETYYAQNRDAYLKELDALDARIREKLEGKTERNFMVYHPAWGYFALDYNLTMIPVESEGKEPSAEDLAKLVDLAKEKHVKVIFIQPQTSTQSAQAVAEEIGGEVVAVDPLEKDYIANMDNVSDIFARNLV
- a CDS encoding metal-dependent transcriptional regulator, which encodes MNEQSYPEFTGLELSPRKVDYLKFILEKGGTVKTTEISSGLQVDPSTTTKTLNELASAGYLNHVPYRGVNLTELGMAYTQFLIRRHRILSLLLTHYGLSSEEACSEVSRFEAFVSRDAINKICSSMGHPMFGVCGEISHENACMKEISIEHLTKC